Proteins encoded within one genomic window of Sporolituus thermophilus DSM 23256:
- the mraZ gene encoding division/cell wall cluster transcriptional repressor MraZ produces the protein MLMGEYLHIIDTKGRLILPAKFRAELGDRLIATKGLDTCVFVYGLEEWAILENKLKQLPLAKPEARAFVRFFFAGAAELECDKQGRILLPNNLREYAQLDKDVVVIGVSNRVEIWSKKIWDDYNNQLGPTVAQMAEELVDLGI, from the coding sequence GTGCTGATGGGAGAATACCTGCATATAATTGACACTAAAGGACGGCTGATTTTACCGGCTAAATTCCGGGCTGAGTTGGGAGACAGGCTCATCGCCACTAAAGGCTTGGATACTTGTGTGTTTGTATACGGTCTGGAAGAGTGGGCCATCCTAGAAAACAAGCTTAAGCAACTGCCGTTGGCCAAGCCGGAAGCCCGGGCCTTTGTCCGTTTCTTCTTTGCCGGTGCGGCTGAACTGGAATGCGATAAACAGGGCCGGATACTATTGCCCAATAATCTGCGTGAGTATGCTCAGCTGGATAAAGATGTAGTCGTTATCGGCGTATCTAACCGCGTGGAAATTTGGAGCAAGAAGATCTGGGATGATTATAACAACCAACTTGGCCCGACAGTGGCGCAAATGGCGGAAGAATTGGTCGACTTGGGCATCTGA
- the ftsL gene encoding cell division protein FtsL produces the protein MLVNKRQEWFVYEEQVAPPVETPSPRLKRRGKLNFLSAIFIAAVMALLVTVQSAAIVQAGYDLVQMKAQLAKLEKENELLRLDIAKLKSPQRIQHIATSQLGMVVPERIYCSANTTNTAEKAQGTTGSTVAGEIRNFFTVGRAEASKGR, from the coding sequence ATGTTAGTGAATAAACGGCAAGAGTGGTTTGTATATGAAGAGCAAGTTGCCCCACCCGTTGAAACGCCCAGTCCCCGGCTTAAGCGACGGGGAAAGCTGAATTTCCTGTCGGCAATATTCATTGCGGCGGTAATGGCGCTTCTCGTTACAGTACAAAGTGCGGCCATTGTACAGGCCGGCTACGATTTGGTGCAAATGAAAGCGCAACTGGCGAAATTGGAAAAAGAAAACGAGCTCCTGCGTTTAGATATTGCCAAGCTAAAGTCGCCGCAACGAATCCAGCATATTGCTACAAGCCAACTGGGCATGGTCGTACCTGAGAGAATCTATTGTTCTGCCAACACGACGAACACGGCGGAAAAAGCGCAGGGAACGACCGGAAGTACCGTAGCCGGTGAAATTCGTAATTTCTTTACAGTCGGCAGGGCGGAGGCGAGTAAGGGGCGCTAA
- a CDS encoding polysaccharide deacetylase family protein, whose translation MNWDQVRELQKDGFTFSSHTASHAVLTKLSAEDALVMARQVLAVILMR comes from the coding sequence ATGAATTGGGACCAGGTACGGGAATTGCAAAAAGACGGTTTTACATTCAGTTCACATACGGCCAGTCACGCGGTGCTGACCAAGCTTTCGGCTGAAGATGCTTTGGTTATGGCCAGGCAGGTGTTAGCAGTGATCCTTATGCGCTAG
- a CDS encoding DUF1858 domain-containing protein, giving the protein MPVITKEMSILEVVQKYPETVEVFRKYGMGCFGUAAARFENIEQGALAHGIDIDALMADLNKAVQPNG; this is encoded by the coding sequence ATGCCCGTAATTACCAAAGAGATGAGTATTCTCGAAGTGGTACAAAAATACCCCGAAACAGTAGAAGTTTTCCGTAAATACGGAATGGGTTGTTTTGGCTGAGCGGCGGCTCGTTTCGAGAATATAGAGCAGGGTGCTCTAGCTCATGGGATCGATATTGACGCCTTAATGGCAGACTTAAACAAAGCCGTCCAGCCAAACGGTTGA
- a CDS encoding FeoA family protein, with protein sequence MTEYIAVLCLKPGQRGRVARLQTTEEKHIHKLTAFGLFPGVEVEVEQTYPAFVLRLDNSRLAVDREIARVILVNPLNG encoded by the coding sequence ATGACCGAATATATAGCCGTATTATGCCTCAAGCCGGGGCAGCGCGGCAGAGTGGCCCGCCTGCAGACAACGGAAGAAAAACATATCCATAAACTAACCGCTTTTGGGCTTTTTCCAGGGGTGGAGGTGGAAGTAGAGCAAACTTATCCTGCTTTTGTTCTGCGTCTTGACAACAGCAGACTGGCAGTTGACCGGGAAATTGCCCGCGTCATTCTGGTAAATCCGCTAAATGGTTAA
- a CDS encoding SIR2 family NAD-dependent protein deacylase produces the protein MQIARDLAKLVERLRAASHVTVLTGAGISTASGIPDFRGINRINTDLSQLTSTFMRRQPAKAYEVLRPLIQTILAATPNAAHIALARLLAKGVLRGLLTQNIDGLHSRAGTGVVWELHGNLYRGYCMECRTEYDMNGPLVAFLQSGQLPTSACCGAVLRPDIVLFGDKLPMETWRQAERLARASDLMLVIGSTLEVAPACYLPELSRETAIINLGPTAMDHKAILKIECDAITGCKYLLRHLA, from the coding sequence ATGCAAATAGCACGGGACTTGGCTAAGCTTGTAGAGCGCCTGCGGGCGGCCAGTCATGTAACTGTTCTTACCGGCGCCGGGATTTCAACGGCGAGCGGTATCCCGGACTTTCGCGGCATTAACCGGATTAATACTGATTTGTCTCAACTTACTTCGACATTTATGCGCCGCCAGCCAGCTAAGGCGTACGAAGTGCTTCGCCCGTTAATCCAAACTATTTTAGCTGCCACGCCGAATGCCGCGCATATTGCGCTGGCTCGTCTTTTGGCCAAAGGGGTGTTGCGCGGCCTATTGACGCAAAATATTGATGGCTTGCACAGCCGGGCGGGTACCGGGGTGGTTTGGGAGCTGCATGGTAATTTGTATCGCGGCTATTGTATGGAATGTAGAACAGAGTATGACATGAACGGGCCTTTAGTCGCTTTCCTGCAAAGCGGACAACTTCCTACCTCTGCCTGTTGCGGCGCTGTCTTGCGGCCCGATATAGTGCTGTTCGGTGATAAACTACCGATGGAGACATGGCGGCAGGCCGAACGGCTGGCTCGTGCCAGCGACCTTATGCTGGTGATCGGCTCAACCCTGGAGGTTGCTCCTGCCTGCTATCTCCCGGAACTGAGCAGGGAAACCGCTATCATTAACTTGGGGCCAACGGCTATGGACCACAAGGCAATATTGAAAATTGAATGCGATGCTATCACTGGTTGTAAATATTTGCTCCGGCACCTGGCATAG
- a CDS encoding YbaK/EbsC family protein yields MPLERVKKFLEPYSDLEVILFDSSTHTAEMAAQTLGVTVGQIAKTLVFIAEGNPLLVVTCGDKKVNTKLLAKAIGVKKVKFADSAIVEEFTGFPPGGVSPVGLLKVLPVYLDQSLYEYDIVYAAAGTANSALPIAPERLRQITNGCVIDVCK; encoded by the coding sequence ATGCCACTTGAACGGGTAAAAAAATTCTTGGAGCCGTATTCGGATTTAGAGGTAATTTTATTTGACAGCAGTACACACACTGCAGAAATGGCGGCTCAGACCCTGGGGGTTACCGTTGGTCAAATTGCTAAGACCCTTGTCTTTATCGCCGAAGGAAACCCGTTATTAGTTGTTACTTGCGGCGACAAAAAAGTAAACACAAAACTATTGGCCAAAGCAATAGGAGTTAAGAAGGTCAAATTTGCCGATAGCGCAATAGTGGAGGAATTTACCGGGTTTCCTCCGGGTGGAGTGTCGCCGGTAGGCCTTCTTAAAGTGCTACCTGTTTATCTGGACCAAAGCCTATATGAGTATGATATCGTCTATGCTGCGGCCGGTACCGCTAACTCGGCCTTGCCCATTGCCCCGGAAAGGCTGCGCCAAATTACCAACGGCTGCGTGATTGACGTATGCAAATAG
- the rsmH gene encoding 16S rRNA (cytosine(1402)-N(4))-methyltransferase RsmH, which yields MEFYHKTVLLEETVSALVTNPAGIYVDCTLGGGGHSALIASRLNPQGRLIGIDQDPAAIAAGQARLVGASCRIDLVRDNFRNLSQILTTLGIESVDGVLFDLGVSSHQLDVAQRGFSYMQDAPLDMRMDPSAPISAYDVVNTYSEDELTRIIRDYGEERWARRIARFIVQARMTAPICTTGQLTDIIKRAIPAAARCEGPHPAKRTFQAIRIEVNNELSILHDAFISAVEFLKCGGRICIITFHSLEDRIAKHTLQSLAKGCVCPPQLPVCVCHNKPKVKILGKPITPTEKELDDNHRARSAKLRVAEKV from the coding sequence GTGGAGTTTTATCATAAAACGGTACTCTTAGAAGAAACTGTATCAGCACTTGTTACCAATCCGGCCGGGATTTATGTCGATTGTACGCTCGGCGGCGGTGGTCATTCGGCGCTTATTGCCAGCCGGCTCAACCCGCAAGGACGGTTGATTGGCATCGATCAGGATCCGGCGGCCATTGCAGCGGGACAAGCGCGGCTTGTCGGGGCTTCCTGCCGGATCGATCTGGTGCGTGACAATTTCCGCAATTTATCCCAAATCCTGACGACGCTCGGTATTGAGTCTGTAGATGGAGTGCTTTTTGATTTAGGGGTATCTTCTCATCAGCTTGATGTGGCCCAGCGCGGGTTTTCCTACATGCAGGATGCTCCGCTCGACATGCGCATGGATCCGTCGGCGCCCATTTCGGCTTATGACGTGGTTAATACATATTCTGAGGATGAATTAACCAGGATTATCAGGGACTACGGTGAAGAGCGTTGGGCGCGGCGCATTGCTCGCTTCATTGTTCAGGCCAGAATGACCGCTCCCATTTGTACGACGGGGCAACTAACAGATATTATTAAGCGGGCAATTCCTGCCGCCGCCCGGTGTGAAGGGCCCCACCCGGCAAAGCGGACCTTTCAGGCTATCCGCATTGAGGTAAATAATGAGCTTAGTATTTTACACGACGCGTTTATCTCAGCGGTAGAATTTTTAAAATGCGGCGGTCGCATTTGCATCATTACCTTCCATTCACTGGAAGACCGCATCGCGAAACATACGCTGCAATCATTAGCCAAAGGTTGCGTGTGTCCCCCGCAATTGCCAGTTTGCGTTTGTCATAACAAACCAAAAGTGAAGATTTTAGGCAAGCCGATTACCCCTACGGAAAAAGAACTGGATGATAATCACCGGGCCCGTAGCGCCAAATTACGCGTGGCGGAAAAGGTTTGA